ATACCGCTATTGATCTTTCTGATGATGACACTTTATTTCCTTATACTATTGTCAAAATCAATTCAAAGAAGCCCATTGTTATTAAATAAAAAAATCCCGTCTGATGACGGGATTTTTAGTTTTATAGGTATTCAGATTAGAATCGGTAACGGATACCCAACGCGATGTCCGGACCGAAATTATCTTCACGGAATTGATTATCACCACTGTTGTTTAAGTAAAATTCAGGTCTGAAATCTAATGACAATTGTATTGGTGCTTCAGCAAAGTTGTACTCAATTCCAATATCACCTGCTGCCAGAATTATGGAACCGTTTTCGTTAACACCGTTGTAGTCATATCTCCAGCTTCCGATACCGGCACCTACTCCGGCATACCAATTGAAACCTTTGTCAATGTCCCAAACCCATTGGTACAAACCAACCAATTTCATCGCGTCAACGTGCTTGCTGTTTCTCCACCCTAAATCAAATTCCAATCGGTTGTTTTTAGACAATCCTCTTTGGTACGATATTTCTCCACCAAAGCCATCATTGTCCCCTAAACGCAAACCTAAAGCGTTCTTTGAAATGTCCTGTGCTTGTGTTGCCGTTGCTAATCCTAGTAGCATAAAGGCACTTAGAAATAATTTTTTCATAATTCTTGAATTAATTTTTGTTTAAAAATGAATGTTATAAAATTGAATTTGTAGTATCAATTTTATTAAAACAAAGTTAGGTGATAACTTTGATAGGTTTTTACATAATCTTTGTTAAAAGTTACAGAATTTCAATTTTACCCAAAATAAATAATCTCAAAACAAATTTCGCTAAATAATTTCAAAAAACTATATTTGTTTAAAACAATATACAATGGCCGGAAATAGCTATGGAACACTTTTCAGACTGACCACTTTTGGCGAATCTCACGGAGAAGCATTGGGCGGAGTTATTGATGGTTGTCCTGCCGGATTGTCGATCGATATGCAAGCTATCCAAAAGGAAATGCAACGCAGAAAACCGGGACAGTCGAGCATAGTTACCCAAAGAAAGGAAGAAGATGAAGTACAGTTTCTTTCCGGAATATTTGAAGGCAAAACTACCGGAACTCCCATAGGCTTTATCATCCCGAATACGAATCAAAAATCAGATGATTACTCCCATATTAAGGATAGCTATCGACCAAGTCATGCCGATTATGTTTATGAAAAAAAATACGGCATTCGCGATTATCGTGGTGGCGGAAGGAGTTCAGCCCGAGAAACGGCCTGTAGAGTTGTAGCCGGAGCGGTAGCTAAACAAGTTTTGCCCAATATTACAATCAATGCTTTTGTTTCATCGGTAGGTGATATTTTTATTGATAAACCTTATCAGGCTTTGGATTTTTCGTTGACTGAAACCAATGCGGTGCGTTGCCCTGACTTGGCTACTGCCGAAAGAATGGAAGATTACATTAAAGAAATTCGAAAACAAGGTGATACTGTTGGGGGTACTATTACGTGTGTACTGCAAAATGTGCCAATCGGATTAGGCGAACCGGTTTTTGATAAACTCCATGCAGAGCTAGGAAAAGCCATGTTATCCATTAATGCGGTAAAAGGTTTTGAATTGGGCAGCGGATTTTGTGGAGCCAAAATGAAAGGAAGCGAGCATAACGATTTGTATAATGAAGACGGTACTACCCAAACCAATCTTTCCGGAGGAATTCAAGGCGGTATTTCTAATGGGATGGATATTTATTTCCGAGTGGCTTTCAAACCGGTAGCCACTTTAATTCAAAAGCAAGAAGTTTTAACCAACCAAAATACAATCATAGAGCAACAAGGCAAAGGGCGCCATGATCCTTGTGTCGTTCCGAGAGCGGTTCCCATAGTGGAAGCTATGGCAGCTTTAGTACTAGCCGATTTTTATTTGATCAACAAAACATACCAACACTAAATGAGTACAACTGAAACCCAAAAAAAATCATTTCTTTCCAATCTTACGGTACAAATTATAATTGCCATGCTCTGCGGGGCTTTTTTGGGAATTTTTATCCATAACAATTACATAGAAGAAGATGCCAAAAGTTTTAGCGATAAAATAAAAATGCTGGCGACTATTTTCATTCGATTGGTACAAATGATTATCTCGCCTTTAGTGTTTACTACGTTAGTGGTCGGTATTGCTAAGCTTGGCGATATAAAAGCGGTCGGACGAATAGGAGGGAAGGCTTTACTTTGGTTCTTTTCAGCCTCATTGGTTTCCTTGTTAATAGGAATGTTTTGGGTCAATACATTGCAACCCGGTGTCGGATTAAAATTAGGTAATGTTGATTTGACCACTGCTACCGAAGTTGCCCAAAAGACAGAAGGTTTTTCGGCACAAAACTTTGTGGAGCACATTATTCCAAAAAGTATAGTAGAGGCGATGGCCACCAATGAAATCCTCCAAATTGTTATTTTTTCTATCTTTTTCGGATTAGCGGCTGCTTCTATTGGAGCCAATGCCAAGCCGGTGGTAAACGCTTTGGATAAAACATCGCACATTGTTTTGAAAATGGTAAACTACGTGATGAAGTTTGCTCCGATTGGTGTTTTTGGTGCTATTGCCGGCGTTTTTGCCATTAAAGATGTTAATGAATTGTTGGTCACGTATGCTAAATTTTTCAGTTCTTTCTTAGTTGGAATTGGCTCGTTATGGCTGTTTTTATTAGTGATTGGGTATATTTTTCTGAAAAGCCATATGACCACTTTGCTCAAAAGAATCGTCAGTCCATTGGTAATTGCATTTGGCACTACGAGTAGCGAAGCCGTATTCCCTAAATTGACAGAAGAGTTGGAACGTTTTGGGGTGAAAGATAAAATAGTTTCTTTTATGTTACCGCTAGGATATTCTTTCAATTTGGATGGCAGTATGATGTATATGACCTTTGCCAGTATTTTTATTGCGCAGGTGTATGGCGTTCATTTAGACACCGGAACACAGATGACCATGTTATTTGTTTTGATGTTAACCAGCAAAGGAATTGCAGGGGTGCCAAGAGCCAGTTTAGTAGTGGTAGCAGCAACTTGTGGAATGTTTAAAATCCCAATTGAGGGTATTGCTTTGATTTTACCGATAGATCATTTTTGTGATATGTTCCGAAGCGCGACCAATGTTTTAGGAAATGCTTTAGCCACTTCGGTTGTAGGTAGCTGGGAAAAAGACAGTTGAAAAATTTTGATATTTCAAATACTACTTTAAATTTGCCGTCAATAGCAAAATATTAAGTTGGTATTTTATGAAAAAAACATTACTATTTTTATTTCTTTTTTTAGGGTATTTTACTGCCGAAGCTCAATTTGACTGTGCGACCGACGCTGTTGAAATTATGGATAACGGAATTATTTCTACCCCAAATACTATTGACGGAAATTATGCCATAGGTTGTTTCAACGATACGGTTGACAGTAACGGAGATCCTATTTATGGAATTTGGTATACTTTCACACCGGATACTAATGGCGAAGTTAAAATTAATTCCAATTTACCCCAAAACGTAACACTTAATATTGATAGTAGGCTTTCGGTTTTTACCGGTGATTGCTCCAATTTAGTTTGTTATAAAAGTAATGACGATACTTCCACTTCGGTTTATTTGTCTACATTAACCTTTCCGGTACTGGCAGGGGTGACTTACTATATTCAATGGGATAGTTACTGGGATAATTCTGGCCCCGACTTCGATTTTACTTTTACTCCTATTTCTTGCCTGAAGATTTACACTATCAATCAACCTTCTAATTTAACGGATACTTCTGCTACTTTAAATTGGGATGCCTCACTAAGTAATCCGGCTTCTTATCAAGTTGAATATGGTGTGACAGGATTTACTCAAGGAACAGGAACGATTGTCACTAGTGATACAAACTCAATCGTCATTTCCGGCTTGGTTACCGGGACTATCTATGATTATTATATCAGAACAGCCTGTGATGCGAGCACTTTTAGTGATTGGTCAGCTGTCAATACATTAACCATGGCTAAAAGTTGTCCTTATTACAGTGGATTTGATTCGGATGCTGAATTTGCCGGTTGGACCACCAGCGGAAATGGGAATGGAGCTTATGGTCAAGGAACTATATCTTCCCAAGCCCAGTCACCCTCAAAATTTTGGATTTTTAACACGGGAACCACTGGTGATGCGGATAATTGGTTGTACTCTCCGCCTCTCGTATTGCAAGCGGGTGAAGCGGTTACCGTATCATTTTGGACCCGTTGTTTAACTACAAGAAATTTGAGACTAACTGTTGGAACGGATAATACGGCAGTTGCGCAAACCAGTACTATTTGGTCTAACACCTCATTGTTAAATACTACTTATACCCAAACATCAGCACCAGTATGGACAGCACCACAGGCAGGGGTTTATTACTTTGCTTTTAATGATAAATCAGCCGCTGCTGCAACAGCGACGCTTCGTTTAGATACGGTTACTTTTTCATCAACGATACTTGATGTAAAGAATAATTCATCTGTAAAACTACTGGTATACCCTAATCCGGTTGAGGCTATTTTGAATATATCCGGTGATACTGCTAATGAAATTAACTCAATTGAAATCATTGACATTAATGGCAGATTTATCAAACAGATAAAAACGGAAGGTACAGCCCAAGAGTCTGTTTCAGTTGCCGATTTAGCCAATGGAATTTACTTTTTAAGAATCAGTACTAATCAGGGGACTGTGGTTAAAAAAATCAGTAAAGACTGAGGTTAGGGTCTTTTGTTATTTAACTGTTTGACAATCATACAGTATAAATTCAAACTAAATTTTTTATGGGGAGATATAATTTGCTCATAAAATATAAAAAGTTAGTTAAAATTCTTTTGTATTAAAAGAAGTTTACTAAATTTGGCTTTTAAAATCTAAAAAACAATATTCTTATGAAAAAACTTTTACTATTATTTTTATTAGGTGTAGTAAACTTATCTGTAGCTCAAGTAGCGTTGACAGAAGGTTTTGAATCAACTACATTTCCTCCGACTGGATGGACAACTACTAACACTCATGCTACCAACAATTGGGCAAGAACAACAAACTCTATAACAGGAGCTGGGTCTGCTTATGTACAATGGATTGCTGAAGATCAGGATGAGTCTTTAATATCTCCAGCTTTTGATTTAACCACTTACACTTCTGCTTATTTGAACTTTACCGCTTCATTAGGTTACGAATATATGGTTGACCCGTTTCCAGCTGGAAACTTAGAAGTATCTATTTCAAATGATGCTGGTGCTACTTGGGCTCCATTATGGGTTGAGGAAGATTACGGTATTTACACTGATTATGAATATTTATATATCCACTTAGATTTGTCTTCTTATGTAGGTCAGTCAGGTCTTCAAGTTAAATTCGAATATATCGCTAACGATGCTGATACTGTAAAAATTGACGATGTTAGTGTTACAGCTTGTAAACCAGTTGATGATATCGGTTTAACAGCTTTATCTGATACAGGAGCTACAGCTGCTTGGACAAGTGATGCACCTAGTTATGATTTCGAATGGGGTACTGTAGGGTTTACTCAAGGTACAGGAACAATGTCTAACCAAACAGAATTAACTTTTGTTTTCCCAACATTGACTCCAGCTACCGGTTATTCTTATTATGTAAGAGCTAACTGTGGTGATTCTCAATCTCCATGGCAAGGACCTTTCACTTTCTACACTACTTTATCTACACCAACCAATCTTCCATATAGCTTTGGTTTTGAATCACCAACATTAGGTTCTGCCGGTTGGACAAGAAGTACAGGTGATTGGGATGTATATACTGCTGCTACATTAGCACAAGAAGGAACTAACCTTGCGGGTTGTTTTGGTAGTACTGTAGCAACAAACTCTTGGTTATTCTCAAGAGGTATGAATTTAACTGCTGGTGAAATCCTTACTATTAAATATTACTACAGAAAATACATTGCTGCCGGTACAGGTGGAACTAACAAATTAAAATCAGCTATCGGTACTACAAGAGCTACTGCTGCAACTACATTCGTAACAGTAACAGATAACGGAACTGTTGCTCCGGTTGTTATGACCCTACAAACTAGTAACTATACTGTTCCTACAACAAACATTTATTATTTAGGATTCAACTGCTATTCTCCAATTCAAACTACAGCTAATTCAGGAGCTATTTTGTTAGACGGAATCAGTGTTACTTCTAACTTAAGCAACAATCAGTTTGATTTATACGATAACATGTCAATCGTATCTCCAAACCCAGTTGTTAACACTTTCGAAGTGAAATTAAACGATAAATTAGATGCTTCTAAAGTATCATTAACAGTAACAGATATCAATGGTAAAGTGGTTAAACAATACACTAAAGCTGATTCATATGATGCTTCATCTTTACAAAGTGGTGTTTACTTCTTAACGGTAACTGATGGTACTGCTAAAGATGTTAAAAAATTAATTAAACAATAATTAGTTTCTAACTGATATAGAAAAACGACTAAGGAAACTTAGTCGTTTTTTTTGTTTTTACCATTCATCATCAAGAAGATGGTGCTCACTAGAGCAAAGATTACTAAGGCAAAAATACCTATCATAATGAAGGCACCGTTCTCCCAAGAATACAAAGGGATGTTTAAAAAAGTCATATTGTTAAGGTTTAAAGTTTATCAAAGTTACTTTGTTTAAACGATAACTCTAATGATAAATATCATGCTAAAAACTTAGCAAGGAGTTCAGGTGATGGAAGCCTACAAGATTCTTTTTTTCCAAACCATCGATAACGGTTTTTAGCTATATAATCATATACTAAGTTTAAAAAAGGAGTGGGAAAAATGGCAACTAAATTTAATAATCTATAAATTCCTCCTAATTCATTGGCTGTTCTCAAAACCGCTTGTGATTTACAGTAATAAGCTTTTCCGGGTTCATACAAAACAAGGCTGTCAATTTTAGTAAGGTCAATACCGATATGAGTGATGATTTTTTTTCCTAAGTCGGATTGTAAGGACACAAATCGAAAACTATCATTTTTATCATGCTTTATCAGAAACTGCACCGAAGAATCACAAAGATTACAAACACCGTCAAACAGAATAATCTTTTTATCTTTCGGTAAGGCTTCTATTTCCATATTTCCTATTATTTTGCCTGTACAAATTCTAAGGCTTCCAGGCTTACTTTAGAAGTAAAAACGCCATAGTTAACAACCGCTTTATTCTTCTCAATTTTATCAATCGTTCCAACCGATTTACCGTCAATCATGCGAACACGGTCACCAATTTTCAAGGTAACTTTTGGTCTTTCAGTTTCCAGTTTTTGGGCTTTTATTTTTTTCTCTTTCTTTTCTTTTCGAATTTCTTCTACTTTGACTTTAACTTCTTCAACGACTTTTTTCTGAATAATTTCTTTTTCTTTTTTCTCTTTTACGGTAGCTTTTTTTCGCTTAGAATTTTCGATTTCAACCATTTTCAAAAACTCGCCAATCAGTACTTTTTTGTCTTTATTATTAAAGTACTTTTCCGAAATATCATCAACCTTTTGCCCCATATAAATCAAACGTTGATTCGCATCATATAATTCCTGATACCGTTCCAGTTTTTCCTGAATTTTCACATTGATGGTTTCCATTTTCTTGCCTTCTTCACGGGCTTTGCTTTCTTCCTCTTTTAGTATTTGGGAGGTTTTCTCCAACTTAGAACGCTCTTTTTGTAAAGTGGCTATCGTTTTGTCAAAGCGAACCTTACCGCCTTCTATTTTCTTTTTGGCTCTATTAATCAAACCGTAGGGGATTCCGTTTTTTTGTGCCACTTCAAACGTGAAGGAACTTCCGGCTTGTCCCAAAATCAGTTTATACATAGGTTCCAATGATTTCTCATCAAAAAGCATATTGGCATTGCTGGCAAACGGCAGTTCATTGGCCAAAATCTTCAAATTAGAATAATGAGTGGTAATGATACCAAAAGCTTCTCGATGATAGAATTCTTCCAAGAAAGTTTCTGCCAAAGCCCCACCCAGTTCAGGATCAGAACCGGTTCCAAACTCATCAATCAAGAACAATGTTTTGGCATTGCATTTTTTCAAAAAGTAATTCATGTTCTTTAACCGATAACTGTAGGTGCTCAAATGGTTTTCAATCGACTGATTATCGCCAATGTCGGTCAGGATTCGGTCAAACAAAAAGTCTCACTTCGCTCATGCACCGGAATCAGAATGCCGCATTGCAACATCAACTGCAATAAGCCAACTGTTTTTAACGATATAGTTTTTCCACCGGCGTTAGGGCCCGAAATGACAATAATTCTACTTTTGTTATTTAACTCAATAGTCTGAGGAAATGTTTTTTCTTTCTTTTCGTTATTATTTAAAAGTAGAATAGGATGGAAAGCATCTCTGAAGTACAATCGCTTTTCTTCGATGATGTTGGGTAAAATGGCGTTGATTTTATTGGCATATTTGGCTTTAGCGGCAATAACATCTATATCGCTCAGAAAATCTTGATATTGTCTTAATAATTCAATGTAAGGTCTTATATCGTTGGAGAGTTTCTTCAGGATTTTAGTAATTTCTTCCCGTTCTTCATACTCCAAATTATTCAATTCACGAGAATAGCGTAAGGTGGCCTCGGGTTCAATATAAGCAATGCTTCCCGTTTTTGAGCTGCCCAAAATGGAGCCTTTGACCTTTCGTCGGTACATTGCCATAACAGCCAACACTCTTCGATTTTCAACAATACTCTCTTTAATTTCATCTAAATAGCCCAGCGAGTTGTATTGGCTCAAGGCTTGTCCAAAACTCTGATTGACTTTTCCGCGAACCAAGTTCATATCGCGTCGAATATTGATTAAATCGGGTGAAGCATTGTCTTTGATTTCGCCATATTTATCCACCACTTCATCAATTTTCTGAATGATGAATTTAGTGTATTCCACCTGAGCCGCTTTGGTATTTAGTTTCGGATAGTAGTCATGAAATTTTTTCAGAAACAGCAACAATACATTAACCGTTTCCGAAAGAGTCGCTATTTTTCTAAAGCTACCTACTTCTAAAAAACTGTCCTCAATGGCCAGAAATTTTATATCGTTTGAAACCGAATCAAATCCATGATTGGGAATGGCGTTGTTATTGGTAAATGAGGACAGATACTCTGAAGTTTGTACCAAAGCCTCCATAAGAGTTTCCTTGTCTTTAAAAGGAACAATTTCCAAAGCCTTTTGTTTTCCGATTTCAGTATTGCATCGGTCTGAAATGGTTTGCAAAACGGTATTAAATTCTAAATCCTGTAGTGTTTTATCTGTAATCGAAATCATTAAATCAGTGTCTTTGGCTCAAAGTTACAAAGGATAAAATCCATATTGCAACAGAAAATGTTATTTTTGATAAAATTTTAGCCATGTTTGTCAAAATACATTCTTCCTGGCATGAGGTGCTGTCCGCTGAGTTTGAAAAACCCTATTTTGAGCAACTCATAACCTTTGTAAAAAACGAATACACCACTAAAACCTGCTTTCCTAAAGGAACCCAAATTTTCTCGGCTTTTGACCATTGTACCTTTGATGATGTTAAGGTGGTTATTATTGGTCAGGATCCATACCACGGTTTTGGACAGGCCAATGGGTTGTGTTTTTCGGTAAATGACGGCATTGCTTTTCCGCCTTCGTTGATTAATATTTTTAAAGAAATTCAAACCGATTTGAAGCATGATTTTCCCAGCACCGGAAATTTAGAACGCTGGGCCGAACAAGGCGTTTTATTACTGAATGCAACCTTAACGGTTCGCGAAAGTGAAGCAGGGAGCCACCAAAATAAAGGATGGGAAACCTTTACCGATGCCGTGATTCAGAAAATTTCGGACGAAAAAGAGAATGTAGTATTTCTGCTTTGGGGAGGATTTGCCAAAAAGAAGGGAGCCAAAATTGACCGCGCCAAGCACCATATATTGGAAACCGGACATCCGTCGCCGTTGAGTGCTAATCGCGGGTTATGGTTTGGCAATAAACATTTCAGTAAGACAAATACATACCTCAAAAGTTTAGGAAAACAGGAAATTGAATGGTAAAAAAAATCCACTGCGGTTGACAATGGATTTTAGAACGTTTTAGATTAGTTTACCGTAAAATTGTAATAACCATTAGCATCAATACCCGCCACTAACGAATTAATTTTTATAATCAGTCGCTTGGACGGACTTACAGAACGTATTTCAACATCGGTAGTAGAATCGCTATTGTAACCATAGCTCAAACGGTAAGTACCGGCTGTTAGCAGAGGAAAACCAACACGGTATTCATAAGTTTCATCAGCAGGATTGTAAATACAAGTTCCTTCAACAAATGATCCGTTTTCGGCATCGCCTTTTACAATGTCCAGTTGATTTTTATTTACATAAATGATTTCCCAAGTTTCAGCGTCAAATTGTTTT
Above is a genomic segment from Flavobacterium phycosphaerae containing:
- a CDS encoding dicarboxylate/amino acid:cation symporter, with product MSTTETQKKSFLSNLTVQIIIAMLCGAFLGIFIHNNYIEEDAKSFSDKIKMLATIFIRLVQMIISPLVFTTLVVGIAKLGDIKAVGRIGGKALLWFFSASLVSLLIGMFWVNTLQPGVGLKLGNVDLTTATEVAQKTEGFSAQNFVEHIIPKSIVEAMATNEILQIVIFSIFFGLAAASIGANAKPVVNALDKTSHIVLKMVNYVMKFAPIGVFGAIAGVFAIKDVNELLVTYAKFFSSFLVGIGSLWLFLLVIGYIFLKSHMTTLLKRIVSPLVIAFGTTSSEAVFPKLTEELERFGVKDKIVSFMLPLGYSFNLDGSMMYMTFASIFIAQVYGVHLDTGTQMTMLFVLMLTSKGIAGVPRASLVVVAATCGMFKIPIEGIALILPIDHFCDMFRSATNVLGNALATSVVGSWEKDS
- a CDS encoding uracil-DNA glycosylase translates to MFVKIHSSWHEVLSAEFEKPYFEQLITFVKNEYTTKTCFPKGTQIFSAFDHCTFDDVKVVIIGQDPYHGFGQANGLCFSVNDGIAFPPSLINIFKEIQTDLKHDFPSTGNLERWAEQGVLLLNATLTVRESEAGSHQNKGWETFTDAVIQKISDEKENVVFLLWGGFAKKKGAKIDRAKHHILETGHPSPLSANRGLWFGNKHFSKTNTYLKSLGKQEIEW
- the aroC gene encoding chorismate synthase, which codes for MAGNSYGTLFRLTTFGESHGEALGGVIDGCPAGLSIDMQAIQKEMQRRKPGQSSIVTQRKEEDEVQFLSGIFEGKTTGTPIGFIIPNTNQKSDDYSHIKDSYRPSHADYVYEKKYGIRDYRGGGRSSARETACRVVAGAVAKQVLPNITINAFVSSVGDIFIDKPYQALDFSLTETNAVRCPDLATAERMEDYIKEIRKQGDTVGGTITCVLQNVPIGLGEPVFDKLHAELGKAMLSINAVKGFELGSGFCGAKMKGSEHNDLYNEDGTTQTNLSGGIQGGISNGMDIYFRVAFKPVATLIQKQEVLTNQNTIIEQQGKGRHDPCVVPRAVPIVEAMAALVLADFYLINKTYQH
- a CDS encoding thiol-disulfide oxidoreductase DCC family protein, which encodes MEIEALPKDKKIILFDGVCNLCDSSVQFLIKHDKNDSFRFVSLQSDLGKKIITHIGIDLTKIDSLVLYEPGKAYYCKSQAVLRTANELGGIYRLLNLVAIFPTPFLNLVYDYIAKNRYRWFGKKESCRLPSPELLAKFLA
- a CDS encoding T9SS type A sorting domain-containing protein; its protein translation is MKKLLLLFLLGVVNLSVAQVALTEGFESTTFPPTGWTTTNTHATNNWARTTNSITGAGSAYVQWIAEDQDESLISPAFDLTTYTSAYLNFTASLGYEYMVDPFPAGNLEVSISNDAGATWAPLWVEEDYGIYTDYEYLYIHLDLSSYVGQSGLQVKFEYIANDADTVKIDDVSVTACKPVDDIGLTALSDTGATAAWTSDAPSYDFEWGTVGFTQGTGTMSNQTELTFVFPTLTPATGYSYYVRANCGDSQSPWQGPFTFYTTLSTPTNLPYSFGFESPTLGSAGWTRSTGDWDVYTAATLAQEGTNLAGCFGSTVATNSWLFSRGMNLTAGEILTIKYYYRKYIAAGTGGTNKLKSAIGTTRATAATTFVTVTDNGTVAPVVMTLQTSNYTVPTTNIYYLGFNCYSPIQTTANSGAILLDGISVTSNLSNNQFDLYDNMSIVSPNPVVNTFEVKLNDKLDASKVSLTVTDINGKVVKQYTKADSYDASSLQSGVYFLTVTDGTAKDVKKLIKQ
- a CDS encoding T9SS-dependent choice-of-anchor J family protein, translated to MKKTLLFLFLFLGYFTAEAQFDCATDAVEIMDNGIISTPNTIDGNYAIGCFNDTVDSNGDPIYGIWYTFTPDTNGEVKINSNLPQNVTLNIDSRLSVFTGDCSNLVCYKSNDDTSTSVYLSTLTFPVLAGVTYYIQWDSYWDNSGPDFDFTFTPISCLKIYTINQPSNLTDTSATLNWDASLSNPASYQVEYGVTGFTQGTGTIVTSDTNSIVISGLVTGTIYDYYIRTACDASTFSDWSAVNTLTMAKSCPYYSGFDSDAEFAGWTTSGNGNGAYGQGTISSQAQSPSKFWIFNTGTTGDADNWLYSPPLVLQAGEAVTVSFWTRCLTTRNLRLTVGTDNTAVAQTSTIWSNTSLLNTTYTQTSAPVWTAPQAGVYYFAFNDKSAAAATATLRLDTVTFSSTILDVKNNSSVKLLVYPNPVEAILNISGDTANEINSIEIIDINGRFIKQIKTEGTAQESVSVADLANGIYFLRISTNQGTVVKKISKD